cgctttcataacctcccttctacATTTGTGGAACTCACATCCATACCTTAAAGCTCTACTACAATACTTGCACCCTTGGTGTATGCACAATCTAGTGGGAGCTTTATATTGGcgtcttatgaggctggtactcttctaattggctttatcgtagagctttTGAATATGGCTAttatactatctctcttgtacttATGTTATTAAAAGTGATTCTTCAATGGTTtgagtcatgatttctataatcaTCTGGGTCTAACAATCGGACTCTTGTAACTTTTGAGCTTCCTCTTCCCCCTCagtctttatgtaggcttaaaTTGTCTTCCAATCTTCGGCTCAGGATATTAGCTATTACATTAGCCTTTCATAGACTCTATGTAGCatccatgatataatcttctaGTAGTTCAAGCCTCGGTCTGTGATGTggacttaattctttcttttaacttatatcggagtCTTCTATAATTTGTGAATATCAACATATATGTTACATGGATATCACTCTgaaatcttaagtgcgttcataacgtaactaactccgagtcattgattgaataattattttcctaccttctcagctttctttaaatgtaagcaattattTTTCTTGGTCGTTCTGCCatttgttgcatgaatacttggcttatcttagtgtcCACGAATAGTGGAAGTTCCTTTAAcgcatatgatctcaaatattaccTTTTATTTATTTCCAGGTTCATTAACCACGATATGTGCCTTTTTCTtatggagtgcttacaatgttgtggTAGGATTTttgttacaagatcatttcttctctatgtcactatgcttaggttgaagccttcttctttATTTGCTCAGCTAGTCATTCTTTGTACTACTTAGGGGAGACCATCTGACTCATGTAAAGCTGCAAGCTTATTACATCATATACCTGACAGAATCTTTGATGTTCTTGCTCGCCTATAATTAttcttagttacttacctcaGCGCCCTTGTGCTCATAGAGTTGCTTCTAAACTGATGTTTAAATTATCTCCCTAGCGGCACcctcttttatttttgtaacacttatacggtacctttaactatcccaactcatatctgaatatttctcaaggatcatgATGTCATATCTACGAGACAAAATTCACTATGTTGGGTTTCACTgcatttatcttgcacgatctgttaATTTgtttgtatcctcttgtctagccataactagccCTTCcttaatcaactactaactactcgttggtccattctcatatctatattccacATAATCTCTCCTGAGATATGTCCTTTGTCTTAGCTTACCTCTCgcactagctcctgatgtatcaagtgtccactCACACttattatcaataacatcctggacgGGAACtcttactgcctctccccggcaTTGTGCTTGCATACTGAATAAATGCAACCTTATCCCTTTCGCCTTTTTACCACAttattcctttaccattccatagttacctgaACCACTTAACTCCAACTTAATACCACATCACACCATTTTCCCCCCTTTATGGGAGTACTAAGGTTTAgtgctacgacgatctacctatagaagTTTTACCTTTTCATCATAGGCATCTCTTCACATCATCAATGAATCTTACTTGCCTTACGGTAACCCTTCTGttccagggataactaaatttcttatgcATAAGgatgacacctagtgtaactggcacacttagtcccttaagcttaactatGCTCacagtgcttgctttagggaagggTCTTCCTAAATGAACTTTAAAGTTTATTCTTTttttgtccattctattattgatGGAACGCTGTCTCTGAAATTCTCAAGATGCCGACTATTATAAAATCCTttggtccctaattcatgttcaatTTATCTTATTCACTATCctatactgatttttattactctgggggtCTAACTTAGCCTTCTGGCAATCACGTtcgagtcaccaactcatttctcgaaatgagggtatgactttatggcttatacagTTTTATTGTCTCAAGGTCGGTcacctcttttcttttccttcactttgacTATAGACTTTGTTATTCTGTCATATTTTGATTAACTATTATTacccatttatcacatcttactcataatgctttatttACTTTTTTCTTATTCTCCGGCTAATATTTtagtctatcactttattctgaataCTTCAACAAAAtgttctttcacttttagctccccttgctccatctcactggctctttgaGACACCTATCATTCTCTATTTTTTTACTAGGGGTGGGAgacatactaaggtaaatattcatcccttctaggattccagtgcctatcttttgAACTTTctgaatgtcacacctcctttttcccgaggggatatgagtttttccaattaaagtgatattaatcgaaatgggattatttattttattcagagtcaccacttgggataatttatggtgtcccaagtcaccgatttattttaaataccAAATCAAGGAAGATTGACTCCGTTTTAAGTCCGCGAaaccagaagaccgggtaaggaattttgttaatccgggagaaggtgttaggcattcccggattccgtgatttagcacggtcgcttttaATCATACCTGgattaattaaattatttaattacgtattttagaaCTTATGTGTATTTTTACCTTTACCGCTCTTAACTGCTCGATTATTTGTAATTatgaaattatcttgaaacgagtcatacgtacgtgtactcatttcgttcggcgtcaagaatcatgtcacgtgTACGTGTACACAACTAATCACGCTTTGTTAATTATCAAGATTATTTGGTCAAAGTCGCGCGAACGCGTACCTTGAATTATATGTGAAAGCAGGTGAATATGTTGAAACTGTGAGAATAGAAAAGTCTATTTGGAATGTAATGATGTACAGAGATGGCAAAACTAAGACCATTGTTTCTGGCAGCTTGAATTTCATTGATGGAACTCCAACTTTTGATACGGCCACATTTGGTAAGTTTTCATCTTTCACCCCTAATATTTCTTGTTATTTTATATGTCTAAAATCAAATTCAAGCGGTAATTTCACACTAAACACATGCATTTGAGCTTTTATTACTAACAACAATGACGTTTGGGTTAGTGATAGAAATTCAAAATTAATTGTTATTAAACTTACTTGGTTAACTACTATGTTAGACAACTGAATCATATTTTTAAGAGATTCAGATGTCTTTGGATTTTAAGCTCTGTTTTCGGACCCTCACTTTATATTCGTGCCCTTCCCCCTTTCATTCTcgttctatttttcttttccaaaaaaaaatatttccctatttttgttctctttccttcttcttcataTTACCGTTTTCATGCTTAAGGGATATTCAACCTTGGTTAAATAAACTAAAATAATATTAATTCATAAAacatgaatttttttaaaaatagaaccAAAGCAATAGAACATCAATTAAGGAATAAAATGCTAAAAGAAATATTTAAACAAAATTCCTGTAAAACGTTAACCCATTTACATTCTTAATTCCAATATGGACCTCTTGAATGATTTTAAATTAACAACATAGATGAGAAGTGCATAATTCCAATGACTGATTTTGACAAAAATTAGCCTCAAATTACTACTGATTAATATTTATTAAAGACACCCATCTAATGTAATAACACAATAAACTAAATTGGGCCTCTTTTTTATaaaagaaagataagaaaagCTGATACAAAATTAATGCAAACAAAATATTATGCAAATTTAAGTGAGAGCCAACATGTACAGTACAGAGAAACATTTTCAACCAAGAACAAAGTAGAACCCAGGCGCTAATTCCTAAACAGAGAAAGGAAAGAACCTTAATATTAACTTTcaacttttgattttttttttttgactgaTGATTTGCTCCGAAACAGGATGGAATAGCGGATGAGACATCAACGGAAAGATATACACTGTCGGCTTCGAGCCTTCGTCTCTTTCCAAAAAATTCTGTCGATCCTTCTTACTTAATTCTTTATAGAATGTCATCCCCCCTCCTGTGAGTATCCTCTTGTCTCTTTATAGAGAAGAATATTAGTAGATTTTTTGTTCCTCGAATTTGGAATGGGGAAACATGGGTTTTTAAGTGAAGTTGTGGAATTGGGTTTGTGTGCTAGTGTGGAGTCAGACGTGAAGAGTGGGGGATTGGGGAAGTTAGGGAGTTAGGGAAATGAGGGATTGTGGTGAGGAGATCATCGGTAAttagttaggataatattttttgtatcttTCAAGATttatcccttcttttttttttttggcttttcgtTAGTTTGTTTACGTTAGTTTtgtagctttttttttttttttttactaaccCTTTTTCGTAAATAAAATTAAAGTAAAGTACATATATATTAGCCAACTTACTCTTAGATTTATAAAAAAAACTACATAAAAAGACAATCCAATATTTGCACTATAATTTAAATTATAGTAAAAAAATACCATAGCTTACTTATTAAAATTCTAATAAAAAGaaaccatatatatataataatttttttaaataaaaataataaattcatACTCTAAGAATGCAAGGATTTTTGTAGTTTTCTTTTATTAAGATTAGACCCTAAAGAGATATTTACACTAAAATAGTACAGAATTAGGGTGGGGTAAAAAATTAGTTGTTCACAgcatgcccctctttgcttggaaacatgaagagttttcagacaaagaaaatgaacaaGGTAACTAATTTTTTACCTTACTATtatttgaaaaggaaaagaagataaaagaaaaagatgcGACCGAGCCTTGGTTTTAGGCAGCCTACATATCtcgggttataagggaatcaggtcacgtgtagttcaagtGAAAGAAGAATGATAAAGTATTCTTAGACATAGAGTCGAGTGAAGTTCCGTCGAGATTCCGATCCGCAGTTCCTACTTTTACctcaaatcaaaataaaaagaaaattacaTACTCTTGAAATCTAAGAGTTAGAAAATTTCTATCTAAATATCATCTGGAGTCTTGTCTTGATTCTTGACTTGCTTCCCCCATTGACTTTAGACTGAAACTTCGTGCTCTCAATATAACAAACTATGAAATATTCTCACAAGCCTGCTTCTTGATCAGATGATGGGAAGATGGATCTTAACCATATGTCTCTGCATGCATTACGTCAAAGCTTGTTGCGGCTGGTATTGAGATCAAACGTTCCACTTTCTCTAGAAAGAACTGAAATCTTATTTTTTGCACATTCAATCTGTGCATTGTAGAAAAACCTACAAGCCATCACAAACAAACAAAACGAACAAaaaatctctgccccagtttgcactaggaaatTTTTGTGAGTTATTGAAAACACAATAAAATATCTTCGCTATTGCAAGATGAAGAATTGGAAGAGAAATGagctcttttttcctttttctttttgataatAGGGGATGTCGTACCCTATGTCTGCAACAAAAAATGCAACCAGGGGATGtagtaccctatgttggcaatgaGGTGAGGCTCTTGGCTCTCTAAGATtctactagggaatgtcgtaccctatgtaGGCAGAAAATAATGCGACCACGGGATGTTGTACCTTGTGTTGGCAATAAGATGAAGCTCGTGGCACTTTGGgaggctactagggaatgtcgtaccctatgttgCATAAAATGAGGCTTGTGGCGCTTTGAGATGCTACTAAagaatgtcgtaccctatgttggcaataaaATGAAACCAGGAAATGTAGTATCCTATGTTGGCAATAAGGTGAGGCTCTTGACTCTCTAAGATTCTAATAAGGAATGTCGTACCCTATATAGGCAGAACGTAATGCGACTAGGGGATGTAGTACCCTGTGTTGGCAATAAGGTGAGGCTCTTGTCACTCTAGGATGCTACTAGGAGATAtcgtaccctatgttggcaataaaATGAGGCTCGAGGCACTCTGGGATGCTACTAGAGAATGTCGTACTCTATGTAGGCAAAAGAATGCAACCAGGGGATGTAGTACCCTGTGTTGGCAATAAAATGAGGATTGCAACGTTCTGAGATGCTACTAGGGAGTGTTGTACCCTATGCTGGCAATAAAATGAGGCTCGTGGCGCTctagggaatgtcgtaccctatgttggcaacaAGTAATTCAATCAGGGGATGTAGTACCCTGTGTTAGAAATAAAATGAGGCTCGTGGCACTCTAAGATGCCACTAGGGAATGTCGTACGCTATGTTGGCAACAAGTAATTCAATCAGGGGATGTAGCACCCTatgttaaaaataaaatgaggctcgtggcactctaagatgctactagggaatggcgtaccctatgttggcaacaAGTAATTCAATCAGGGGATATAGTACCCTAAGGTGAAGATAGAGTATTCCTTATAATGAAACTAAAAATAACATGATTACGTGTATATTAGAAGGAAATCAAGGATTTGAGAACATCACTTGGAGATGTTCATCCTTCCATGAACTGTTTCCTAAAATTGTTTTGTTCCTGTTCTGAACAAAGAAAGATTCGTTAGTTTTAAAATGGTGGTCAGTTTGTGGGCTTGATTTCTTGGGTGTCTTGACCTTGCGTCCATTACACTTGTTAGAAAAATTGCCTCTGTCAATGGTCGTACAAATTGTCGGGAGATTCTGTCTTTACTTTCTAAAGATCTTCTTTCACAACATCAACACCTAACTATTTTGCGCCTATCACCATTTGTACTTATGGTGCAAACAACCTTGCTTTCCAAAACAACTTTTGACTAAGTAACTTTTGGTGAATTTTGAAACATAGTTCAATCCTTCAAGTCTTTTGCTCGTCAAGGAAAATCAAAGAAGGCTTTATGCCTTTGCCCGTACTGTTTATGCCCAGAGATTCTCTTCATACAACGGGAAAACGGTAACCAATTTTGCGACCTTTTCTTTGCTTTGCTTTGACAAAATTAGACTGAAAGGGACTAAAAAAATAATGCGAAAGAAAACAAGGAGGTGAATTAATAGGTATTACAACTTAATCAAGAAGCATCCTTTTCAAgggaaaaaataagaaagaacttatctggaggaatATGCTGACTTCAAGGAACATGACATGCACTTTGGACTGGATACCTGATCCGTCTGAACCGTCTAATTCTCGCAATATATTGTAAACTTCCTTTGAAACTGAGTTCTTTGTCTTAACCATGCTTGTGTCGGGATATATGAAGACCTAAATCGATCAATGatgccctttgtgggttttcaccaactaacctctctcatttgtcttttctcaactcaccagtgccttatagtgcccgtaagggttttcattaataagattctctcatttatttttctctttttacaaTGGTTGAGGAATCACCCGTAGTATATTGACTTAGCATTCTCAAAAGTTGATCAGAAGGTCTTAGCAGGGAAAGGTAAAAAGAGCTATTCgactgaattacaacttttggaaccaTTTTGACGGAAAAGCcgtcgaaaaataaaataaaatcatgccccagtttctttgaaTATTGGGGAATGTGGATTTTTGTTTGGTGTGACCGAACCCCAgagtgaggctgcctatgtatcctttcggaatcaggtcGGACGTAGTTCAATTAACGTGAACTTGTTTTGATGattctttttttgattttatttttttgacaTTGGTTCCAAAAGaggagaaaacaaagaaatataaacaagACTTCAAAGGACTAACTAGGGTTGAccagtgtttgggtagcgagaatgataGCTTTCGTCATCCCAACCTGAGAATGCTAAGTATAAAAAATGCCCCTACAGAGGCGTgtcaaacatagtatctcttgaccgcatctgcattGACGGATATATCTGTCACCTTTCCTTCTATATCTGCCAAGTGTAGAGCTCCTTTTGACAATACTTTTTTGAAGAGGTAAGgaccttgccaattcggggcgaactttccttttgctttttcttgGTGCGGAAAGATGCATTTCAAAACAAGCTATCCTACCTCAAATTTTCTTGGGCGCACTTTCTTATTATAAGCGtgtgccattctttgttggtataaCTAACCAAAACAAACTGTTGCCAAACGCTTttcatcaattaaactcaactgtTCCAATGGGGACTTGACCTAGTCAGTGTCCTCGATCCCTACTTCAATAATGATTCAGAGAGAGGAAATCTCAACTTCCGCAAGTATGACCGCTTCAGTTCCATAAACTAACAAGTAAGGCATTGCGCCAACTGATGTACAAACAGTTGTCCGGTATCCCAAAAGAGCAAAAGacagcttctcgtgccattgtctagaccCTTGGACCATcttcctaagaatcttcttgatgttcttattcaCAGCTTCAACAGCTCCATTAGCTTTGGGCCGGTAAGGTGTAGAATTGTGATGCTCaattttaaattgttcgcatacctccttcatcagatgactattcaAATTAGCAGCATTATctataataataatttttggaataccgaaacgacagatgaTGTTGGAGTGAACAAAGTCTACTATTGCTTTCTTGGTAACTGCTTTCAATGTAATAGCTTTCACCCATTTAGTGAAGTAATCAATTGCAACCAAGATGAatatgtgcccatttgaagcttttggctcaaTTGGGCCAATGacgtccattccccaagcaacaaaaggccaaggAGCCGACATAGGATATAACTCTGTAGGAGGCGAGTGAAGCAAATCACTGTGAATCTGACACTGGTGGCATTTGTGAACAAAACTAAAGCAATCTCGCTtcatagtaagccaataatatcctgcctGAAGAATTTTCTTTGTTAGAACATATCCATTCATGTGCGGACCACAAACTCCCAAATGCACCTCATTATTAATCATTTCAGCTTCTTTGGCATCCACACATCTCAATAAATTCAAATCTAGGGTTCTTTTGTATGGGATTTCCCCACTAAAAAAGAAACCATTAGAGAGtcgcctaatagttctcttttgatccctatTAGCATGTTCCggatattctcttgttttcagAAACTGTTAATATCACGATACCATGGTTCACTGTCTAATTCTGCTTCAATTGTGTTGCAATAACCATGTTGATCCCGAATTTGAATTTCTAGTGGGTCAATGTGAGTATTAGCCGGATATGGAAGCATTAAGGCCAGGGTGTCCAAGGCATCAACTAATTCATTGTGAAACCtggggaatgtacctgaactcgatggACTTGAACCTTTTACTAAGATCTTCCACACATTGTCTATATGGAATGATCTTGATGTCTCGAGTCTCCCAATCACCTTGAGCCTGCCGAATAAgcaaatctgaatctcccatcACCAACAGTTCATGCACATTTAGGTTTATTGCCATATTCAGAcccatgatgcaagcttcatattctaccgtgttgtttgtacagaagaaACAAAGTCCTGCCGTGGCAGGGTAATGTTGCCCAGTAGGTGATACAagaattgccccaatccctacgcCTTTGATGTTGACAGCCTCATCAAAGTATAGTTTCCAAATTTGACTGTCATCTTGGACTACGTCTTCAACTAAATTAACCTCTTCATCTAGGAAGCATGAGTTCAAAGATTCATACtcatcatcaaccgggttttcggccagaTGATCAGTCAAAGCTTGTGCCTTCATGGCAGTGCGAGTGACTTAAacaatatcaaactctgtgagcaagaatTGCCACTTTACCAATCTGCCAGTTGGCATCGCCTTCTGAAAAAAATGTACTTAAGGGGATCCATTCGGGATATGAGGTAAGTTGTATAGGCCAAAAGATTAATGCCTAATCTTCTGAGCGACCCAGGTtaaggcacaacatgtcctttccaaaagagtgtatttggcctcataAATGGTGAACTTTTTGCTCAAATAATATATTGCTTGTTCCTTTTTACCTGTGGCATCATTTTGACCCAGAACACAGCCAAAGGAACTATCCATTACTGACAGATATAAAAACAGAGGCCTACCATGTTCCGGCGGGACCAAAAAAGGGGATTTGACAAATAttccttgatcttatcaaaagcttcttggcactcatctgtccacttgataGCGGCGTTCtttttcaacaacttgaaaataggctcacaagtggTTGTAAGCTGCGCAATGAACTtgttgatgtagttcaacctcccgagCAAACTCATGACTTCTTTTTTATTCTTCAGGGGAGGCAGCTCTCGAATGGTCTTTATCTTGGAGGGATCTAACTTAATGCATCTTTGACTAACTATAAAACCCAAAAGCTTCCCAGaaggaactccaaatgcacatttggctggatTGAGTTTGAGATTATACCTTCGTAGCCTTTCAAAGAACTTTTTCAAGTCTTGCATATGATCATCTTGTGTTCTAGACATAACGATCACACCATcaacatacacctcaatctctttgtgcatcatgtcatggaatatggtagtcatggccctcatgtaagttgctcctgcattcttcaaaccaaatgaatGACCCTAtaacaataagttccccatggagTGGTGAAGGtagtcttttctgcatcttcttcaccCATCAGAATTtggtgatacccagcataacaatccacaaaagattggATTTCATGTTTAGCACAATTGTCAAcaaggatatgaatgttgggtaaaggaaagttgtcctttggactttcTTTGTTTAAATCCCTATAGTTGATAAAAACTCTGattttgccatccttctttggcactggcacaacatTTGCTAACCATGTGGTATACCAGACGACCCTGATCACGTTTGCACTTAGTTGCTtcgtgatttcttctttaatcttatcACTTATGTCTGTTTTAAACTTCCTTTGTTTTTGCTGGATTGGTGAAAAATCAGGATATGTGGGAATCTTATGGACCACTAAATCGGCACTTAAACCCGatatgtcatcatacgaccaagcaaaTACATCTATGTACTTGACCAAAACTTAAATTATGGCATCTCTCGTCTTTTGTTCAGTATGAAtgcttatttttgtttctttgatTTCTTCAGGACTTCCCAGGTTAATTGCATCAGTTTCATTTAAGTTAGGCTTAGTCTTATTCTAAAAATGACCaattctctttttatttccttaaaagcctcatcttcatcatactcaacttcttgattcattatttcgagatTAGACAACTTTGTAAGATATGGGCATGAATTtcgtgtgcatgtcatgtttttAAAGCCAACATTAACGAAACTGAAAATGATGAGAAATTAACAAAAATTAGGGAAAGGAAAAGACAGAATTCTACTATGAAACTGGAACTTCATTTCCTTGAAtttgaaaggatagaagggttaacaTCAAGGAAAGCaattaaacaaaaatatatggattacaaccctgaaaataatcCAAATACAGAAAAAGCAACAAAACAGACTATTAAGACTCCTTCTCGATGGGAAGAGGAgttgcttcccagttgttgaACAAGGTATCTAGACCAATCAACTGAACACTTTCATGGCTAGGGCCCTCACCAACTTGAACCATATTGATCTCATAGAACATCTCCTTGAGTCCCTGGCAAACTTCATCAATGTCATCCTGAGTAGAAGGATTTTGGACTTCTTCAAATTGTGGCTTGACAAAAGAGTAGGCAATGTGAGGGATTGGTTTTGACAATTTCCAACCATTCTTTTTGCGGGCCTTGGCTCTGTTTATGTCAGATGATGTTGGTTTAAAACCCAAGCCAAAGGTATCTTTCTTCGAAAAGGGAGCAATGGGGTTCATAATTCCTTGCAGAAAGGATCCTAATCCTTTTCCTGGTTCATAGCCGTTCCTCAATATCAGTGAAGCTACCATCATAGAAGTGGATGAAAGATGGGGATGTAGAATTGGTTTTCCTTCTTCCACTTGGTCTATCTCAATCACCTCAAATGTTTGATATATGAGGGATTCACATCCTTCCTTGGCCTCTATACATGGAATGGATGGGTCATTATAGACGGATGAGTCATCCTCCCCATGAACAACAATTTCTTGCCTGTCatactcgaatttgaccatttgatgtagGGTGGATGGTATAGCTCTGGCCATATGGatccacggccttcccaaaagaaAATTATAGGAAGTTTTCATATCCAACACTTGAAAGACAATGTTAAATCAATCGGGCCAATTGTCATGGTGAGtttgatttccccaatagtgtcTCTTCTTGAACCATCAAAAGCTCTAATGCTAACACTACTAGTTTGAATTGTGTTAGTGTCAATGTTCAGTTGTTGTAGAATAAAAAGAGGGCATACATCTACACTTGAGCCTCCGTCAATCATGACTCCTTTTACGTAATGCCCTTCACATTTGACCACAAGATGCAAAGCTTTATTGTGCCCAGCCCCTTCCTCAGGCAAATCATCATCGCTGAAAGAAATTTTGTTCACCTCAAAGAATCTTTCAGCCATTTTTTCTAGCTGATTCACCGTTGTCTTTTCTGAGACATATGCCTCGTTCAAAGTTTTGATCAACACACGGTGATGTTCTTTAGAGTGCAAAAGCAGAGATAACAAAGATATTTGAGTGGGGGTTTTCCTTAGTTGATCAATGATTGAGTAGTCTTGCATTTTCATCTTCTTAAGGAATTCCTCTACTTCTTTTTCTGAAATGGGTTCTTTCACTGGAAAGTGATTTTCCTTGGCTTGCTTAGCTTTTCTCAATTCCTCTGGTGAGTAGAACCTTCCACAGCAGGTCAAGCCTCCTATTTCATCTGTTTCTTCCactatctcttttcctttgcaTGTCATGACAGTTTTGTTATAATTCCAGGGAATAGCTTTTATGTTTGACACTGGGAGTTGTGCAACAGGTCGGATCACAACTGGCTCTGTTATATTTCTCACACCATTATTCAGAACAATCTTTTGGATGCCCCCAGGGATGTAAGGTTTTGGCCCACCCAATTGAACCTCAACATTTTTTGTGCTTCCAGGGACATAGAGAACCGTTTTTTCAGAAACTGCCAAGTTTGAACTAGAACTCGCACCTTTCACAATCAACGGTGCCAATTGCGGCGGGCTTACTATCACTTTTGGCTCTTGCCTTATGGTTCCAACAACCATCTCTGTCTTGCCAGACTG
This genomic stretch from Nicotiana sylvestris chromosome 9, ASM39365v2, whole genome shotgun sequence harbors:
- the LOC104215091 gene encoding uncharacterized protein — encoded protein: MYHSNAQGHSTENYWTLKKSIENLIEAKAIVVTNNEDTHNITNNLLPAHDNTHFIGMICDDRDYKQSGKTEMVVGTIRQEPKVIVSPPQLAPLIVKGASSSSNLAVSEKTVLYVPGSTKNVEVQLGGPKPYIPGGIQKIVLNNGVRNITEPVVIRPVAQLPVSNIKAIPWNYNKTVMTCKGKEIVEETDEIGGLTCCGRFYSPEELRKAKQAKENHFPVKEPISEKEVEEFLKKMKMQDYSIIDQLRKTPTQISLLSLLLHSKEHHRVLIKTLNEAYVSEKTTVNQLEKMAERFFEVNKISFSDDDLPEEGAGHNKALHLVVKCEGHYVKGVMIDGGSSVDVCPLFILQQLNIDTNTIQTSSVSIRAFDGSRRDTIGEIKLTMTIGPIDLTLSFKCWI